The following coding sequences are from one Sphingobium sp. V4 window:
- a CDS encoding heavy metal translocating P-type ATPase, which translates to MATQPLFQPAPHTLPATIESLFAVPSLHCAGCISKIENGLAKVPGIDSARVNMSARRVAIRHDPALAPPALKAAIAALGFDAEPLADPAVDTAAAENRALVRALAVAGFAAMNIMLLSVSIWSGADGATRQMFHWLSAIIALPTVAYAGRPFFRSAWAAVRQRRTNMDVPISIGVLLTTGMSLFETLTGGDHAWFDGAVMLLFFLLAGRCLDSMMRGRARAGVAALLRQTAPGALVLEAGGRSVWTRADALRPGMEMLVAAGERLAADGRVLEGTSGLDISFLTGESAPVRVGPGDDAQAGALNIEGPIRVAVTAAGPDTVIADIARLMEQAAQGRSRYVRLADRAARLYAPCVHALAALSFLGWLVAGAGVHQALLIAVAVLLITCPCALGLAVPAAQVVACGALMRRGVLVKDGSALERLAEVDEIVFDKTGTLTLGRPVPCDLDRLADEDRAILLALARASRHPLSNALRQALDGMEAAPIADVREVAGEGVFARYRNEAVALARPRSLINLFGLASEYRRGETATLLCFADAIRPDALEVVADLREAGLQTLIASGDRPEALEEIARATRTTAIGHLRPAEKLALIERLKRQGRRVLMVGDGLNDGPALAAGHASMAPASASDASQLTADIVFLGDRLAPVAVTLRAARRTVRVVKQNFALAIGYNVLAVPLAIGGAVTPLVAAVAMSLSSLIVVANALRLNGSAR; encoded by the coding sequence AGATCGAGAATGGCCTTGCCAAGGTGCCCGGCATCGATTCCGCACGAGTCAACATGAGCGCCAGGCGGGTAGCGATCCGGCATGATCCGGCGCTGGCGCCGCCTGCGTTGAAAGCCGCCATCGCCGCACTGGGCTTCGACGCGGAACCGCTGGCCGACCCTGCCGTCGATACTGCCGCGGCGGAAAATCGCGCGCTCGTCCGGGCGCTGGCGGTGGCGGGCTTTGCCGCGATGAACATCATGCTGCTGTCGGTGTCGATCTGGTCCGGCGCGGACGGTGCGACACGGCAGATGTTTCACTGGCTGTCCGCCATCATCGCGCTGCCGACCGTCGCCTATGCGGGCCGACCCTTCTTCCGCTCCGCCTGGGCGGCGGTGCGGCAACGGCGCACCAACATGGACGTGCCGATCAGCATCGGGGTGCTGCTGACGACGGGGATGAGCCTCTTTGAAACGCTGACCGGCGGCGACCACGCCTGGTTCGACGGGGCGGTGATGCTGCTCTTCTTCCTGTTGGCGGGCCGCTGCCTCGACAGCATGATGCGCGGGCGGGCGCGGGCGGGCGTCGCCGCACTGCTCAGGCAGACCGCGCCGGGCGCGCTGGTGCTGGAAGCCGGCGGACGCAGCGTGTGGACCAGGGCCGATGCGTTGCGGCCGGGGATGGAGATGCTGGTCGCCGCGGGGGAGCGACTGGCGGCGGACGGGCGCGTATTGGAGGGGACCAGCGGTCTGGACATATCGTTCCTGACCGGGGAAAGCGCGCCCGTCCGTGTCGGTCCCGGCGACGATGCGCAGGCCGGCGCGCTCAATATCGAAGGGCCGATCCGCGTCGCGGTCACGGCGGCAGGACCGGATACCGTGATCGCCGACATAGCCCGCCTGATGGAACAGGCCGCACAGGGCAGGTCGCGCTATGTGCGGCTGGCGGACCGGGCGGCACGGCTTTATGCGCCCTGCGTCCATGCGCTGGCGGCCCTGTCCTTCCTCGGTTGGCTGGTCGCTGGAGCGGGCGTCCATCAGGCGCTGCTGATCGCGGTCGCGGTTCTGCTCATCACCTGCCCCTGCGCGCTCGGGCTGGCGGTCCCGGCCGCCCAGGTGGTCGCGTGCGGCGCGCTCATGCGGCGCGGCGTGCTGGTCAAGGACGGGTCGGCGCTGGAGCGGCTGGCGGAGGTGGACGAGATTGTCTTCGACAAGACCGGCACGCTGACGCTCGGCCGCCCGGTGCCGTGCGATCTTGATCGGCTCGCCGACGAAGATCGCGCCATCCTGCTGGCGCTGGCGCGCGCCAGCCGCCATCCGCTCAGCAACGCCCTGCGCCAGGCGCTCGACGGCATGGAAGCGGCCCCGATCGCGGATGTTCGGGAGGTCGCCGGCGAGGGCGTGTTCGCCCGATACCGGAACGAAGCCGTCGCACTCGCCCGCCCGCGCAGCCTCATCAACCTGTTCGGGCTGGCCAGCGAATATCGGCGCGGCGAGACGGCGACGCTGCTCTGCTTCGCCGATGCGATCCGTCCCGATGCATTGGAGGTGGTCGCGGACCTGCGCGAAGCCGGGCTCCAGACCCTCATCGCCAGCGGCGACCGGCCCGAGGCGCTGGAGGAGATCGCCCGCGCGACCCGCACCACCGCAATCGGCCATCTGCGGCCTGCGGAAAAGCTGGCCCTGATCGAGCGACTGAAGCGGCAGGGGCGGCGGGTGCTGATGGTGGGAGACGGCCTCAATGACGGGCCGGCGCTGGCGGCGGGCCATGCCAGCATGGCGCCCGCATCCGCCAGCGACGCAAGCCAGCTGACCGCCGACATCGTCTTTCTGGGTGATCGTCTGGCGCCAGTGGCGGTCACGCTGCGCGCCGCGCGACGGACGGTGCGGGTGGTGAAGCAGAATTTCGCGCTGGCGATCGGTTATAATGTGCTGGCGGTGCCGCTTGCGATCGGCGGCGCGGTCACACCCCTGGTCGCGGCGGTCGCCATGTCGCTCTCCTCGCTGATCGTAGTCGCCAACGCCCTGCGCCTGAACGGGAGCGCCCGATGA
- the ccoS gene encoding cbb3-type cytochrome oxidase assembly protein CcoS — MTGLVLLVPLALICGLVALAAFFLAMRNGQFDDLDGAAMRILAEPDEE; from the coding sequence ATGACCGGCCTCGTCCTTCTTGTCCCGCTGGCGCTCATCTGCGGCCTGGTCGCGCTGGCAGCCTTCTTTCTGGCCATGCGCAACGGCCAGTTCGACGATCTGGACGGCGCGGCCATGCGTATCCTGGCCGAACCGGACGAGGAGTAA
- the bluB gene encoding 5,6-dimethylbenzimidazole synthase: protein MNAAPPDFDATFLEQFDALLCWRRDVRHFRTDEVPEPVMQELLAKVSLAPSVGNAQPWRLVRIGSRDLKTRIAEHVDRQRRAAADRYADADQRAHYLSLKLHGVREAPQLLAVFSDEHPETGHGLGIATMHEMLRYSTVMAIHTLWLAARARGIGLGWVSIVDPATIAAMLEVPDDWRLIALLCIGYPDGPCATPELEQRGWQAREALKDRLFER from the coding sequence TTGAACGCAGCGCCGCCCGATTTCGACGCCACTTTCCTGGAGCAATTCGACGCGCTGCTGTGCTGGCGCCGCGACGTCCGGCATTTCCGAACCGATGAAGTGCCGGAACCTGTCATGCAGGAGCTGCTGGCCAAGGTCAGCCTGGCACCGTCTGTCGGCAATGCGCAGCCCTGGCGGCTGGTGCGGATCGGTTCGCGCGATCTGAAGACGCGGATTGCCGAGCATGTCGATCGGCAGCGCCGCGCCGCCGCAGATCGCTACGCGGACGCCGACCAGCGCGCTCACTATCTTTCGCTCAAGCTGCATGGCGTGCGCGAGGCGCCCCAGCTGCTCGCAGTCTTCTCCGACGAACATCCCGAAACGGGCCACGGCCTTGGCATCGCGACCATGCACGAGATGTTGCGCTATTCCACCGTCATGGCGATTCACACCCTGTGGCTGGCGGCACGGGCGCGGGGCATTGGCCTTGGCTGGGTGTCGATCGTCGACCCGGCGACGATCGCCGCGATGCTGGAGGTACCCGACGACTGGCGCCTGATCGCCCTGCTCTGCATCGGTTATCCCGACGGACCATGCGCCACGCCAGAACTGGAACAACGGGGCTGGCAAGCGCGCGAGGCGCTGAAGGATCGTCTGTTCGAGCGTTGA
- the cobO gene encoding cob(I)yrinic acid a,c-diamide adenosyltransferase — MTQDAEARHAEKMRKKQAAQAKIMANKTQEKGLLIVHTGKGKGKTSAALGMVVRAIGHGMKVGVVQFVKGAMATGEKAVFDAFPDNVAFKPMGEGFTWNTQDRARDVAMARMAWDEVKRMIADPAYDMVLADELNIVLRYDYLPLDEVLAAVTERDAMKHVIITGRNAPDALVEAADLVTDMVMVKHPFRSGVKAQKGIEF; from the coding sequence ATGACGCAGGACGCCGAAGCGCGCCACGCCGAGAAGATGCGCAAGAAACAGGCGGCGCAAGCGAAGATCATGGCCAACAAGACCCAGGAAAAGGGGCTGTTGATCGTCCATACCGGCAAGGGTAAGGGCAAGACCAGCGCGGCGCTGGGCATGGTCGTGCGCGCCATCGGACATGGCATGAAGGTCGGCGTCGTGCAGTTCGTGAAGGGCGCGATGGCGACCGGCGAGAAGGCGGTGTTCGATGCCTTCCCCGACAATGTCGCATTCAAGCCGATGGGGGAGGGCTTTACCTGGAACACGCAAGATCGCGCGCGCGACGTCGCGATGGCGCGCATGGCGTGGGACGAAGTTAAGCGGATGATCGCCGATCCGGCCTATGACATGGTGCTGGCCGATGAACTCAACATCGTGCTACGCTATGATTATCTGCCGCTGGACGAAGTGCTGGCCGCAGTCACGGAGCGGGATGCAATGAAGCATGTCATCATCACCGGGCGTAATGCGCCCGATGCGCTGGTCGAGGCGGCCGATCTGGTGACGGACATGGTGATGGTGAAGCATCCCTTCCGGTCTGGCGTGAAGGCGCAGAAGGGCATCGAATTTTGA
- the cobF gene encoding precorrin-6A synthase (deacetylating), whose translation MIDLTLIGIGTGDPEQLTLAAIRAMNAADLILLPRKGEDKTDLIAVRRHICASVLTGDTRIVEFDLPVRRGQGDYLGAVQDWHDAIAACWAEQLAVHLPAGGRLALLVWGDPSLYDSTLRIAERLRALGVDLRVSVVPGISSLQALTAAHAIPLNALAEPVVVTTGRQLRDHGWPAQADSVAVMLDGGCAFQAVDPAGVRIWWGAYLGMAGQTLVAGELTLVAPHIVEQRAALRARHGWIMDIYLMRKEKG comes from the coding sequence ATGATCGACCTGACCCTGATCGGTATCGGCACCGGCGATCCGGAGCAACTCACGTTGGCGGCGATCCGCGCCATGAATGCCGCCGACCTGATCCTGCTGCCCCGCAAGGGCGAGGACAAGACGGACCTGATCGCGGTGCGCCGGCATATCTGCGCCAGCGTGCTGACGGGCGATACCCGGATCGTCGAGTTCGACCTGCCGGTGCGGCGGGGGCAGGGCGATTATCTGGGCGCGGTGCAGGACTGGCATGACGCCATCGCCGCCTGCTGGGCCGAGCAGTTGGCGGTGCATCTGCCCGCTGGTGGCCGGTTGGCGCTGCTCGTCTGGGGCGATCCGTCGCTCTATGACAGCACGTTGCGGATCGCCGAGCGGCTCCGCGCCTTGGGCGTGGATTTGCGCGTGTCGGTGGTGCCGGGGATCAGCAGCCTACAGGCTTTGACCGCCGCGCACGCCATTCCCCTGAACGCTCTGGCGGAGCCGGTCGTTGTCACCACCGGACGGCAATTGCGCGACCATGGCTGGCCGGCGCAGGCCGACAGCGTCGCCGTGATGCTGGACGGCGGCTGCGCGTTCCAGGCGGTCGACCCGGCGGGCGTGCGGATATGGTGGGGCGCCTATTTGGGCATGGCGGGACAGACCTTGGTCGCCGGGGAATTGACGCTGGTCGCCCCCCACATCGTGGAGCAGCGCGCGGCGCTGCGCGCCCGGCACGGCTGGATCATGGACATTTATCTGATGCGGAAGGAGAAAGGATGA
- a CDS encoding cobyrinate a,c-diamide synthase, with product MNAPGLMIAAPASGTGKTTVMLGLLRALSEDGLAVQPFKSGPDYIDPAFHRAACGRASFNLDSWAMTPGLIDTIVAQATGADLAIAEGSMGLYDGVASRGGAGHGASADLARRMGWPVVLVIDVSGQAQSAAATALGFARFDPGLPIAGVILNRVASPRHERLVRRGMEMAGIPVLGALPRRGDLSLPERHLGLVQAVEHPDLDRAIADYAAFLRDHADLTAIRQAAAGVVVGGGGALPPPPAQRIALARDEAFSFIYPHLLEGWRRAGAELQAFSPLADEAPAADADLVWLPGGYPELHAGRIAAASRFLAGLRRHAANRPVHGECGGYMVLGEALVDKDGGRHAMAGLLGLVTSYAQRRMHLGYRHAALLAPVGALAAGTALRGHEFHYSTILDQPDAPLAHVTDADGAAVAETGSRRGCVTGSFFHMIAPAA from the coding sequence ATGAATGCGCCCGGACTGATGATCGCCGCACCGGCCTCGGGGACGGGCAAGACCACGGTCATGCTGGGTCTGTTGCGGGCGCTGAGCGAGGACGGGTTGGCCGTCCAGCCGTTCAAGAGCGGGCCGGATTATATCGACCCGGCCTTTCATCGCGCGGCCTGCGGGCGCGCCTCGTTCAATCTGGACAGCTGGGCGATGACGCCGGGGCTGATCGACACGATCGTTGCCCAGGCGACCGGAGCCGATCTGGCGATCGCGGAAGGATCGATGGGCCTGTATGATGGTGTGGCCAGCAGGGGCGGCGCCGGTCATGGCGCGAGCGCCGACCTGGCGCGGCGGATGGGATGGCCGGTCGTGCTGGTGATCGATGTATCCGGGCAGGCACAGTCCGCCGCCGCGACCGCGCTGGGCTTTGCCCGCTTCGATCCCGGCTTGCCCATTGCCGGCGTCATCCTCAATCGCGTCGCCAGTCCGCGGCATGAACGGCTGGTGCGTCGCGGCATGGAGATGGCCGGCATCCCGGTACTGGGCGCGCTCCCCCGGCGCGGCGACCTCAGCCTGCCGGAGCGGCATCTGGGTCTGGTGCAGGCAGTCGAGCATCCCGATCTCGACCGGGCGATCGCTGATTATGCCGCCTTCCTGCGCGATCATGCCGATCTCACCGCGATCCGGCAGGCGGCCGCAGGCGTTGTTGTTGGGGGCGGCGGGGCGTTGCCGCCGCCTCCCGCCCAGCGCATCGCGTTGGCGCGCGACGAAGCCTTTTCCTTCATCTATCCGCACCTGCTGGAAGGCTGGCGCCGCGCCGGCGCCGAGCTACAGGCCTTTTCCCCCCTGGCAGACGAAGCGCCGGCAGCGGATGCCGATCTTGTCTGGTTGCCCGGCGGCTATCCCGAACTTCATGCCGGGCGAATCGCTGCGGCCTCGCGCTTCCTGGCGGGGCTGCGCCGCCATGCGGCGAACCGGCCGGTGCATGGGGAATGCGGCGGCTACATGGTGCTGGGCGAAGCGCTGGTCGACAAGGACGGGGGGCGTCACGCCATGGCCGGCCTGCTGGGCCTCGTCACCAGCTACGCCCAGCGCCGGATGCATCTGGGCTATCGTCACGCCGCGCTGCTGGCGCCGGTCGGGGCGCTGGCGGCGGGAACGGCACTGCGGGGCCATGAATTTCACTATTCGACCATCCTCGACCAGCCCGACGCGCCACTGGCGCACGTGACCGACGCCGATGGGGCGGCGGTGGCGGAAACCGGGTCGCGGCGGGGATGCGTCACCGGCAGCTTCTTCCACATGATCGCGCCCGCCGCATGA
- the cobM gene encoding precorrin-4 C(11)-methyltransferase: protein MTIYFIGAGPGAPDLLTLRGRDRIAASPVCLYAGSLVPIALLDHCPPGARIVNTATLSLDEIIAEMAAAHVAGLDVARLHSGDLSVWSAMGEQLRRLRALAIPYEVTPGVPAFAAAAAALEAELTLPGLAQSLVLTRTPGRASAMPASENLAAFGASGATLAIHLSIHNLAQVVADLLPIHGADCPVAVVWRASWPDQRIVRGTLATIEQAVAGSIERTALILVGQVLAAERFGESSLYAPDYDRRFRPQSADSLFAGITE from the coding sequence ATGACGATATATTTCATCGGCGCCGGTCCCGGCGCACCCGATCTGCTGACCCTGCGCGGCCGGGACCGGATCGCGGCATCGCCGGTCTGCCTCTATGCCGGGTCGCTGGTGCCGATCGCCTTGCTGGACCATTGTCCGCCCGGCGCGCGCATCGTGAACACGGCGACGCTCTCGCTCGATGAGATCATCGCCGAAATGGCGGCCGCCCATGTGGCGGGCCTGGATGTGGCTCGGTTGCATTCGGGCGACCTGTCCGTCTGGTCGGCGATGGGGGAGCAGTTGCGCCGCCTGCGCGCGCTCGCCATTCCCTATGAGGTGACGCCCGGCGTGCCCGCCTTTGCCGCCGCCGCCGCCGCGCTGGAGGCGGAACTGACGCTGCCGGGCCTCGCCCAGTCGCTGGTGCTGACCCGCACCCCCGGCCGCGCCAGCGCCATGCCGGCGAGCGAAAATCTCGCCGCTTTCGGGGCGAGCGGCGCCACGCTGGCCATCCACCTGTCCATCCACAATCTGGCGCAGGTCGTGGCCGACCTGCTGCCGATCCACGGAGCGGACTGTCCGGTGGCGGTCGTGTGGCGGGCCAGCTGGCCGGACCAGAGGATCGTGCGCGGGACGCTCGCCACCATCGAGCAGGCCGTGGCGGGCAGCATCGAGCGCACGGCGCTGATCCTCGTGGGCCAGGTGCTGGCGGCTGAGCGCTTTGGTGAAAGCAGCCTGTACGCGCCCGATTACGATCGCCGTTTCCGGCCACAGTCGGCCGATTCACTTTTTGCGGGTATCACCGAATGA
- a CDS encoding cobalamin biosynthesis protein, which produces MIVAGFGFRAGAGAASLRAALDGAGRGLPPVTLIAAPDDKLALLAPLAEELGVPLAGIAPDALMAVATPTRSAASLAARGVGSLCEAVALAAAGPGASLIVSRFIAPDRMATCAIARGAFS; this is translated from the coding sequence GTGATCGTGGCGGGTTTCGGATTTCGCGCCGGGGCGGGTGCGGCATCGTTGCGCGCGGCGCTGGACGGCGCGGGGCGTGGCCTGCCTCCAGTGACGCTGATCGCGGCGCCCGATGACAAGTTGGCGCTGCTCGCTCCGCTGGCCGAGGAACTCGGAGTGCCGCTGGCGGGCATTGCACCCGATGCGTTGATGGCCGTGGCCACCCCGACCCGATCCGCCGCGAGCCTCGCGGCGCGCGGCGTCGGCAGCCTATGTGAGGCAGTAGCGCTGGCGGCCGCGGGACCGGGCGCATCGCTGATCGTATCCCGCTTCATCGCACCCGACCGGATGGCGACCTGCGCCATCGCCCGAGGAGCTTTTTCATGA
- the cbiE gene encoding precorrin-6y C5,15-methyltransferase (decarboxylating) subunit CbiE, which translates to MADSPARPWLTIVGIGEDGWDGLGAPARAAIDAAELVMGPARHLALLGEHRARMLQWPVPFADGVPLLLAERGRRVVVLASGDPFWFGAGRSLAQELGRAEWVACPTLSTFSLAAARLGWAVQDMACVPLHAAPVTRLRPDLAPGRRMVALLRDGAAVGEVAAYLRDQGFGASTLHLLEALGGPRERVRVVRADSPMPDDIAHPVAIGIDCAGEGRVLSCASGIADEWFDHDGQISKRPVRALTLSALAPRPGELLWDIGAGSGSIGIEWLLAHPANRVVALEGDPVRATRIKVNATALGVDRIDVLTGRAPDLLPHGVPDAVFIGGGLSEALLEALWARLPVGRRLVANAVTLESEALLGRWHAAKGGHLLRIDLAQAAPIGSRRGWRASYPLVQWSVTL; encoded by the coding sequence ATGGCTGATAGTCCGGCACGGCCATGGCTGACGATCGTCGGCATCGGCGAGGATGGATGGGACGGCCTGGGCGCGCCAGCCCGCGCGGCGATCGATGCGGCGGAACTGGTCATGGGACCGGCCCGGCATCTTGCGCTGCTGGGCGAGCATAGGGCGCGGATGCTGCAATGGCCAGTCCCCTTCGCCGATGGCGTCCCGCTGTTGTTGGCGGAGCGCGGCCGGCGGGTGGTCGTGCTGGCGTCGGGCGATCCTTTCTGGTTCGGGGCGGGACGTAGCCTGGCCCAGGAACTGGGGCGAGCGGAATGGGTGGCCTGTCCGACGCTTTCCACATTCTCGCTGGCGGCGGCGCGGCTGGGCTGGGCGGTTCAGGACATGGCCTGCGTCCCGTTGCACGCGGCGCCGGTTACGCGGCTGCGGCCGGACCTCGCGCCGGGGCGGCGCATGGTAGCGTTGCTGCGCGATGGCGCGGCGGTGGGCGAGGTGGCGGCCTACCTGCGCGATCAGGGCTTCGGCGCATCGACCCTGCACCTGCTGGAGGCGCTGGGCGGTCCGCGCGAGCGGGTGCGGGTCGTGCGCGCCGACAGCCCGATGCCGGACGATATAGCGCACCCCGTCGCGATCGGGATCGACTGCGCGGGAGAGGGCAGGGTGCTGTCCTGCGCATCGGGCATCGCCGACGAATGGTTCGATCATGACGGGCAGATCAGCAAGAGGCCGGTGCGGGCGCTGACCCTGTCTGCTTTGGCACCACGGCCGGGCGAACTATTGTGGGACATCGGGGCGGGATCGGGGTCGATCGGGATCGAATGGCTGCTGGCCCATCCCGCCAATCGCGTCGTCGCGCTGGAGGGCGATCCGGTGCGCGCGACCCGGATCAAAGTGAACGCCACGGCGCTGGGCGTGGACCGGATCGACGTGCTGACCGGTCGTGCGCCAGACCTGTTGCCACACGGCGTGCCGGATGCGGTCTTCATCGGTGGAGGCCTGTCGGAGGCGCTGCTGGAAGCGCTCTGGGCGCGCTTGCCTGTGGGGCGGCGATTGGTCGCCAATGCCGTGACATTGGAGTCCGAAGCGCTGCTCGGCCGTTGGCACGCGGCCAAGGGCGGGCATCTGCTGCGGATCGACCTGGCGCAGGCCGCGCCGATCGGATCGCGGCGGGGGTGGCGCGCGAGCTATCCGCTGGTGCAGTGGAGCGTGACCCTGTGA
- a CDS encoding cobalt-precorrin-6A reductase, whose amino-acid sequence MRNILILGGTTEASALARLLAQCGDQATLSYAGRVESPRPQPVPVRVGGFGGVEGLVDHLRAQGVTHLVDATHPFAATMSANAVAAARIAAIPHVALTRPPWAATTGDRWRHVPDLTAAMEAIDGPTMRIMLALGRMHADAFAVRPQHFYLLRFIDPPLAPPALPHHHLVVDRGPFDMDGDARLMQAHRIDLILCKNAGGTGAQAKLAAARHLGLPVLMIDRPALPDRLELHDPQAVLRWLDHGADRGV is encoded by the coding sequence ATGCGCAACATCCTCATATTGGGCGGCACGACCGAAGCCAGCGCGCTTGCCCGCCTGCTCGCACAGTGCGGCGATCAGGCGACGCTCAGCTATGCCGGCCGGGTCGAAAGCCCGCGTCCCCAGCCCGTTCCGGTGCGGGTCGGCGGCTTCGGCGGGGTGGAGGGGCTGGTGGACCATCTGCGCGCGCAGGGCGTCACCCATCTGGTCGACGCCACCCACCCCTTTGCAGCGACGATGAGCGCCAATGCCGTGGCGGCAGCACGCATCGCCGCCATCCCTCACGTCGCCCTGACCCGTCCGCCATGGGCCGCCACCACCGGGGACCGATGGCGCCATGTCCCGGACCTGACGGCTGCGATGGAGGCGATCGACGGCCCCACCATGCGGATCATGCTGGCGCTCGGCCGGATGCACGCGGATGCCTTCGCTGTCCGCCCGCAGCATTTCTACCTGCTGCGCTTCATCGATCCGCCACTCGCGCCGCCGGCCCTGCCCCATCACCATCTGGTCGTCGATCGCGGGCCTTTCGACATGGATGGCGACGCGCGACTGATGCAGGCGCACCGGATCGACCTCATCCTCTGCAAGAATGCCGGCGGAACGGGCGCACAGGCCAAGTTGGCCGCCGCGCGCCACCTGGGCCTGCCCGTGCTGATGATCGATCGGCCCGCCCTGCCCGACCGGCTGGAACTGCATGATCCGCAGGCGGTGCTGCGCTGGCTCGATCATGGCGCCGACCGGGGCGTGTAG
- the cobJ gene encoding precorrin-3B C(17)-methyltransferase has protein sequence MSGWIAIAGLGPGSEALVTPEVTAALTEATDVVGYIPYVARIAPRDGLTLHPSDNRVECERAAHALEMAAAGRRVVVVSSGDPGVFAMAAAVFEVLEAGPAAWRDLDIRVLPGITAMLAASARAGAPLGHDFCAINLSDNLKPWALVERRLRLAVEADFAIALYNPRSKARPEGFVRALDLLRDASGDDRPILFARAVSMPEETLHVVPLSQATPDMADMRTLVIVGSSQTRMIPRDGAPILYTPRSAP, from the coding sequence ATGAGCGGGTGGATCGCCATCGCCGGGCTGGGACCGGGCAGCGAAGCGCTGGTCACGCCCGAAGTTACGGCGGCATTGACCGAGGCGACCGACGTGGTGGGCTATATCCCCTATGTCGCGCGGATCGCACCGCGCGATGGCCTGACCCTGCATCCCTCCGACAATCGGGTGGAATGCGAACGCGCCGCTCATGCGCTGGAGATGGCGGCGGCGGGCCGACGGGTCGTCGTTGTGTCCTCGGGCGATCCGGGCGTCTTCGCGATGGCGGCGGCGGTGTTCGAGGTGCTGGAGGCCGGGCCGGCCGCATGGCGCGATCTCGATATTCGCGTGCTGCCGGGTATTACCGCGATGCTGGCGGCCAGTGCGCGGGCGGGCGCGCCGCTTGGCCATGATTTTTGCGCCATCAACCTGTCGGACAATCTCAAGCCCTGGGCGCTGGTGGAGCGACGGCTGCGGCTGGCGGTGGAAGCGGATTTCGCTATCGCCCTCTATAATCCACGATCCAAGGCCCGGCCGGAGGGTTTCGTGCGCGCGCTCGACCTGCTGCGGGATGCGAGCGGAGACGACCGGCCTATCCTGTTCGCGCGGGCGGTGTCGATGCCTGAGGAAACGCTGCATGTCGTCCCCTTGTCGCAGGCAACGCCCGACATGGCCGACATGCGGACTTTGGTTATCGTCGGATCGAGCCAGACGCGGATGATCCCGCGCGATGGCGCGCCGATCCTCTACACGCCCCGGTCGGCGCCATGA
- the cobI gene encoding precorrin-2 C(20)-methyltransferase, translating to MSGMPGTIHGVGLGPGAQDLLSVRADRLVREARHVAYFRKAGRPGQARRIVEGMLRADVVEIAMEYPVTTEIPLSDPRYKACLSAFYADCTRKLAALAWAGEDVVVLCEGDPFFYGSFMHLHSRLAGAAPVRIVPGISGMAGAWTASGTPITWGDDVLTVLMATLPEDDLARRIRDTDALVVMKIGRNLPKLRRAVAAAGREAEAWLVEHAAMPEQKVTPLADADKVTPYFSILLIHGQGRRP from the coding sequence ATGAGCGGGATGCCGGGCACCATCCATGGCGTGGGCCTTGGCCCCGGCGCCCAGGACTTGTTAAGCGTGCGGGCCGACCGGCTGGTGCGCGAGGCGCGCCATGTCGCCTATTTCCGCAAGGCGGGGCGGCCGGGACAGGCGCGGCGCATCGTCGAGGGGATGCTGCGTGCGGACGTGGTCGAGATCGCGATGGAATATCCGGTCACGACCGAGATTCCGCTGAGCGATCCGCGCTACAAGGCCTGCCTGTCGGCCTTCTACGCCGATTGCACCCGGAAGCTCGCGGCGCTGGCGTGGGCGGGCGAGGATGTCGTCGTGCTGTGCGAGGGCGATCCCTTTTTCTACGGTTCCTTCATGCATCTGCACAGCCGCCTGGCGGGCGCCGCGCCGGTGCGGATCGTACCCGGGATCAGCGGCATGGCCGGCGCCTGGACGGCGAGCGGAACGCCGATCACCTGGGGCGACGACGTGCTGACGGTGCTGATGGCGACGCTGCCCGAGGACGACCTGGCCCGCCGTATCCGCGACACCGATGCATTGGTGGTCATGAAGATCGGCCGCAACCTGCCCAAGCTGCGCCGTGCGGTTGCGGCGGCCGGGCGCGAGGCCGAGGCGTGGCTGGTCGAACATGCCGCCATGCCCGAACAGAAGGTGACGCCGCTGGCCGATGCGGACAAGGTCACGCCCTACTTCTCTATCCTGCTGATCCATGGTCAGGGGCGGCGGCCATGA